The Megalobrama amblycephala isolate DHTTF-2021 linkage group LG13, ASM1881202v1, whole genome shotgun sequence genome contains a region encoding:
- the LOC125243988 gene encoding CBL-interacting serine/threonine-protein kinase 25-like: MAYSTQTLAAGCFGKVYKEKYGDAWAAVKRVPLSHISRSQLERECKVYHNARHPNVVKLLGDPWLKDSKWNIPLEFIFGEDLETTIFKVQLSKIQLTPAVRATIITGMCEGLLYLHSKDIVHQDLKPDNIMVEHQTHRAVIIDLGLAKFSRNGLSSAVNLGNEAYSAPEILQMNGVRDKRSDVWAMGKIIAELCARVRLPTQSVSAIKIRETLKDQPYSIAVSKMVEVNPNNRTTMAGVIADIRRAGSVYHTDIRPRDIPRDITRDLPRDMPRDFQRDIPRDIPRENPRDFPRDFQRDITRDITVAHGNEIRLNPMLCPPAAPVNMMEGRRSPLLYYRQDPPPQREMGKALVPVKGQALNNQLSLMSFPCPLPETGKVTQERYIEGKGALEYKEIITKGGRIVKYEKVQITKES, translated from the exons ATGGCATACTCCACACAAACACTAGCTGCAGGCTGCTTCGGGAAAGTATACAAGGAGAAGTATGGAGACGCATGGGCTGCTGTGAAGAGAGTTCCTCTCAGCCACATCAGCAGATCACAGCTGGAGAGAGAATGCAAAGTCTATCA TAATGCTCGGCATCCCAATGTGGTAAAGCTTCTCGGTGATCCTTGGCTGAAAGACTCCAAGTGGAATATTCCTTTGGAGTTCATCTTTGGGGAAGATCTTGAGACGACCATCTTCAAAGTTCAGCTTTCTAAAATACAG CTGACGCCGGCAGTGAGAGCCACAATCATCACTGGTATGTGTGAAGGTTTACTTTATCTGCACAGTAAAGACATCGTCCACCAAGACCTCAAACCTGACAACATCATG GTGGAGCATCAAACCCATCGTGCCGTGATCATTGATTTGGGACTGGCTAAATTCTCTAGAAATGGACTCAGCTCTGCAGTAAACTTGGGCAATGAAGCGTACTCGGCTCCAGAGATCCTGCAGATGAATGGAGTTCGTGACAAGCGATCAGACGTTTGGGCCATGGGTAAAATCATAGCTGAACTCTGCGCCAGGGTCAGGTTACCCACCCAATCTGTGTCGGCCATCAAGATTCGTGAAACTCTCAAAGACCAGCCATACTCTATTGCAGTGTCCAAGATGGTGGAAGTCAATCCCAATAACAGAACTACTATGGCTGGAGTCATCGCAGACATCAGGAGAGCTGGTTCAGTTTATCACACAGACATCAGACCAAGAGACATCCCGAGAGACATTACAAGAGACCTACCAAGAGACATGCCAAGAGACTTCCAAAGGGACATCCCAAGGGACATCCCAAGAGAGAACCCGAGAGACTTCCCAAGAGACTTCCAAAGGGACATTACAAGAGACATCACAGTGGCACATGGAAATGAAATCAGGCTAAATCCAATGTTGTGTCCACCAGCAGCTCCTGTTAATATGATGGAGGGGAGAAGATCTCCTTTGTTATATTATCGACAGGATCCACCTCCACAAAGAGAGATGGGAAAGGCATTAGTCCCGGTTAAAGGTCAGGCTTTAAACAATCAGCTGTCCCTGATGTCATTTCCTTGCCCTCTCCCAGAAACCGGAAAAGTGACGCAGGAACGCTACATCGAGGGGAAAGGAGCTCTAGAATATAAAGAGATCATCACGAAGGGAGGGAGAATCGTTAAATATGAGAAAGTGCAAATAACCAAAGAGTCTTAA